The genomic interval acggTAAGAAAATTTATATTAGATAGCATGAAgttccatctcaaaaccaattagCAATTAGAAGAGTAACAACTCATCTATCTTATAAAGAGTGTGAAATCCCTTGATTTTCCCAATGTGAAATCCTCAACATGTTGTCTCTTGGATTCACCATTCTCGATTagattccaatttctttttattgaaCTGAATACCTATTGAACCATTCAAGCCTAAGTGAATTAGTTAGTAAGGTTCTTCAATAGGGCTGTTGGTAAAACGAAAAAGAGAACCCATGTGTGGAATGACCGAAATCAACCCTGTTGGAAGCATAACATATTGAACCATTCTTTgatcaaataaacatatattaacATAACCTAGCAACACTCACAAATCATTTGACGTTCCTTTTTCCTTATCTACTATGCGTGGGGTATAAAACTTCCCTATGTACCTGAAAGCCTTTTTCTCCACCATTACAGCCAAGTTCCCATTTTGCCAAATCACTTTTCCAAGATTATTGGGGTTCAGATGCAGCAGGGTTGAGTGGAACGGGAGTCGTCTTTGGCAACGGTCGTAGGACGAGATACAAGGCAGGACCCAAGAATGGCACCAGCGAAAGTGGAAGAAGCCAAGAACCTTGGTCATACCTGGAATGGATTCGTTGCAATGTGATGCAACATATTAATGTCCAAAAGGCTAAATagaattgaaaaagaaagagtAATTAACATGAGATGGTAATCGAACCATTTTCGAGCAGACATGTCATTGTAAACCCAAAACGGAGCAAATGAAGATAACAACATGAAATCGATGCTCATGGCATGGATCTGCATCAATAACATTTTGAGATCGAGGTAAGGCTATACAACCTTTCAAAGAtagaaatttgatataaatatctAAACACCAAAATTATTGATCATCAATCAGATTCCAGGAGCAGCAGCAAAAAACTGTTCTTCAACTAGTCTACAATTCAAGAATTTTAATGACATATTCGATAGGTTGGATAAGATAGTGATGCCCCACCACATGCATGAATACATTATGCAAATAACCATGACAGTATGTGAAAATGAAATTGCTAGACTTACAAATCTGCTCTCTCTGAAGTACTGGAAAAATTCCTTCCACACACTCTCACCAGCTAATCCAGCATAAAATATTATACCTAGTCCTGCAGCAAATGTTATCTGATTCCACCATGGTAAGATTTCATTCTCAATCAAACGGTAGGGGAAAAAAGAGAAACAACTGAAGAAGTGATTTCAGAATCCAATCCATAATAGTGGATGCTTGACTACTTCacaatccaatccaatccaagtcagaaaattgtgtttatgttagggaaaaaaaaaatctgagaGTTCCAATAGATGACAATGTGGTTTCTACTTGGTACGAGGTTTCTGAGCCATATTCAAAACTAGTTCATTATGAAATGGTTACAAAAATGATATTCGGCTATGCCAATGGTAAAGATAGAGAGAATCCCATCACAATCTTCAGCCTGATCTTGCTGTAAAAGTTTTAAACCAAGAGAATTTTCACTATTTGCTCTACCATACATAGGAATTGCAAGAGAATGATTTATGATGCATTATATTCTGTGGTTCCATTATATGTAACTGATGCATTTACTACAGTATCCAGATTCCAGATACATTCATGGTAAGGGGATTTTCCATACCCCAGCAGTAAATTTCGACTCGAGAAAATTCAATGGCCATCTCTTGAGCTCATCTTCTTCGACAGGAGGTGGTGGTGGCTTCCAAAGTACAAAATATGGAAGAAGACCATAAGCACCCAGAAAGAATGACAGTCCTATGAAAGGCCAGACAGGAACATTGCTATTTGAACTGCAGATAAAAGAATTATGTCACTATGTAATTTGAATTGAACTGGAAGTCTAAATTCTCTCTAGCTGCTTCTAATCATCAGATTAAAAGCAGACGACACACTGCATTGATTTGCTAATAACATATGAGATTTGCTAATCTATGATATAGGCTGCTCCACTCCAATCTATGATGCCTATCGCCAAATCCAAAAGCTGGACGTGGTAATAAAAGGCTCTGGCATTCAATCAACTCATTAGATCAATTTTCTCAATCCTTAGAGGCTAGGATATATATACATTCCATGAGTTAATGATTAAAACTAAATGACAATCTTCAAATTTTCTAACTATTGTACCAAAAGAGGTGGACAGAACGTATTGCTATAGGAAGATTTATATGCCATTATAAATAGTAACTGAAAATGAGGATAATTCAGCAGGATGAATGAATTCCAAATTGTTTACAGCCACAGACACCCTTTAAAGAAATATGGTGattaaatgaagaagatgaaggcaCCTTCTACCAGAAGGAAGTAATAGCATGGAGTAGACAAGAGGCCACAAGCCCATAATATACCAAAGAGAGACAAGAACTTCATTCATTTTGAAACCATCGTCACTTTTCAAGTTCAAAAGCTTCTTCAAGAAATACAAGTCCGTTGACTGCACGTTTTCAGGGAAACATATAGAATAAGCATTTGATGAACCATATAATGGCAAAAAcagaacaaaagaagaaaatcaagaaaataCCGGAGTCTGATTTGGAGCGagattgaaaacataaaacataagaCCAGCCCACAAAACAAACAGTAAAATCGAAGTCGTCCAGTCTCTTCCCTCCCCACCATTTCCATTTCCGGTGCCGCCACCGCCGCGCTCACTTTCTACTGGGCTCGTCTTTTCCGCAACTGGGTCTCCCGTAGTCTGACTTCCTGATGCACTACGCCATTTTTGGAGCAGACCCATTTTAGTGGAGCTTGAAATTCCACGGATGTTGAAATTTGGGGGAGAGTTGAAGCGGATGATGGTTGGGGAGCGCAATTTCTGGTGTTTTCGGGTTTGGGTTTGGGTTTGGTTTTGGTGGGTAATTGTAAGGTTGGAGattcttagaggaagagatGGTGAGAAGAAGTTGCAGGAGATAAGATTGAGATTGGTTATCAtgttggaatttggaattttcATTAGGAATTGTTGATAAGTTTTGCGGGTTTCCGAACGGTGACGGAGCTGCTGAAGAAACAAGAGAAATCCAAAGCTTTTTCCGTCACCGATTCATGGCAGACTGAAACAACTTGATTATGGAATAACAAGTGTCGAGCCACATCGATTCATCGTAGCCCCAGAGCGAGCTTGTCTATTTACATGTGTCATTTCTTTTACTCTTTTACAAGTTTCAGTTTATTTACAGGctgattttaaatatataaaaataaattaaaatatttataaaatatagtaaattttagaattatccaGACGCAAATCGACGATACCTATAAGTGATATTAATAGACagtgtctattagtgtctatcattaatggttctaaaattttgctatatcttctaaacattttcaataattttaccctttgaaataatttcccttatTTACACGCgtaaattttattacttttaaaactttaatttcacatgtcatcaatttgaaatgttaattTATTTGGTAGTTCCTATATTATTTTTAGGAAAAACTTTGAGATAGTCTACACTTATGAAGATAAAATAGAATTATGAAATTAGCTGCATCTATTCATTacctttatttttaaatatcattatcataatgaatgtaaaataaggtggtatgaaatattttttctaCTTAGTACATATTGTAActttctctcatttttctttGCGCAAATATTTTATTTCGTAGTTTTTGAGTTCTAACAAATTTGGATATCATCTTCAAAAATAGTAGTAAAATGtttgaatcaatttttttaaatacttacaataataaaaaaataattgtttttaataagactttggggaaaaaaaaatcaaatttgaccTCTAAAGTTAACATATTGTGTCAATTTCTATgcttaacttttaatttcatcaaatttcatCTTAAGTTTAAATAGTGTTTCGATTTTACCATCTGAGAAGTTTACATTCgaaattattgtttaaaaaatatttcaaaatacaTTCAATGAAGTATAAAAAAGGATGTATGGTATAATACTGATATGGAAAGAAAAACAACCCTAAACTAAATTATCTTTAAAAATTTGTGAGTTTTACAGAAAGTTATTCGATCACTAATCTATACAATAATTAAGGTTAATTTTTTTGCCaaagttgattattttattgaaatcagTAAGTTTATAGAAATATTtcctttgtttttgttttgttttttttctttttttggtcaaaattaaTGGGTGAATTAGTGTTAACTAAAATAGGGATAAAGAATGCAACATTTGTTAAAATATAGTGATGAAATTGAAACATGAAGATTTTGACAcaactcaacaagtttatgaagaaaattgaatttcttttcactaatatttttagaataagaataataatagaATAAGAATAATAAGTAAAAAACAGTTGTGTCAGAATCAGAAGATATTTTGACATGATCTTTTTCTTACATCATATCCTTATCATGAAAAGGAAACAGTGAGATTTTATTTCAAGAATTTTGTTTTGATGACAATTGGTTTGTTAGATTTACATTTTTCACTCTAAGGTGtaagttataaaataaattaaaatgctGATGAACCCAcatagtttttaaatttctttttgtttaaaaaaaatgttatgaaAAACCAAACTAACATTCATTAGAAGTCGAAGAACTAAGATACAAAAAACTAAACTCAACATCGTCGAGTTTTTGATAACCAAAACGCATTAGAATTCacaaccattaaaaaaaattacaatttctAGTTGCTATTCCAATCACGGTAGTTCATCCCGAACAACATGCTCTTCTACCTCGAGGCACATCAAGTTATATTGTCCACTTTAGATAAATACCCTTATGCCTTTGTTTGGTTTTGCTTTTGATATCACCCAAAAGAcctcataccaatggagataaTTGTCAATATAGGATTTCTTTTCCTAAACAACGTAGGATTTTGTTCACACTCCCAACAAAGGGACCTTTCTTTCTAAAAGGGAAGTGGGTTTGGAAGCCATCTTCCATGGAGAATGAAGGATATGAAACAACCCTTTGCATAAAATTTGAGATTACATAGAAAGAGACATTTGAAATCATTCAGCCAAGAAAGTATCAACAAACAACATCATTTCACAACTAGAGGGAAGGGGGAGGAGGGGATGATGATAAACAACAATCTCCAACAATTGCCATTTATGCAGAAGGAACAACATAACAAGACAAAGATAGATTAATCATCTTCATCCCCAACCAAACCCCCAAATTATTGACAAAAGTTCTAACAAATGGAGTCCAGCACTCATTATCCATCACAGGTTCTAAATACAGCTTCAGTCGTGTTGTTGAGAATTTGCAGATTTTACATTTCTGCTGAACCCCGTTTATCAAGCCAAAAAGCTTCACGATTCCGCAGCTTGCAAGCAGCAAAACCATTTTTTCTGCAAATCCCAACTTTCAAAATCATGAGAAAATAGCAGTGTTCTACTACTTGTAACATATGAATGGAATTGAATTGGTTTAAACAACATGGCATATTTACAACAATGCCTCTATCAGTAATTcacgaaaaaagaaaaaacagggAAAATGCAAAAGGTGTAGGCACCAAACAAAGAGAATTTGATCATTTAAATTGATCTCACAATGTGGCTCCACTCAATGACTGCAAGAATATGTCGAGTGTGGACTTAGAAGCTCAGGAGGAGGTATCTAAAAAGACACATTTGCAAATAGTCTAACAAGCAAAGCTTCCGATTCCGAGTAGACATATAACTAATCGAAGACATTCGAAGTATTTGGCTGGAAAGAACTTACAGGTTGAGACTTTCCAAGAACAGAACCATTCTTGTATGTGGGGTCATCCTTTGCTGGAGAGTCAGGCATGCCACCAGTCTTTTTCTCATTCCTGGCTTTATTAAAGATTACTGTGAATCCCTCGGCGGATGCTGGGTCGTTGACATCCCATTCGCCGAACTTTGGTAACGGACTGCTACTGCCTTTTTCCTGCAGAATCAATAATCTCAAGGATGGCAATCATTTCATAgcaatatagtataaatgtacACTCAGTTGTAGCTCATTAAGTTAGGTGCTTAAAGATTGAGGCACAAGGGAAGCAAAAATCTGAGCAATAACAGTAAAATAAGTAACAAAGATACGAAGGTGGAGATTCTTCAAGTATGCAGAAATATAATTCTCTGATCTCTTCTCCCTTCTTCTTGGATCAAATCTCTATAATCTTACCCATGTAAGACCATAGTTTATTTTTTAACCTATGCTCAAAAAATACAAACTCCGCAagggagagaaaaagagagaacaTAAGAAACCCTTGTAAGACCATAGTTAAAATTCAATGAATCCACTCTGATCCAAAACAAAAACAGACATACAGAAAATTCTTCAACTGTCCTTCAAGGTTAATAACAAAAGTGCATTCCCTAAATTAACTAACCCTTTATAGATACCCAACCTCATGATATGAAGAGCTAATCCGAAGTTGAAACGATCAAGAACTTCCCAATCGAATATCAGAAACATCTCTGAAAAAGTATACTGAGAATGGTAAAAACAGAGGAGGAAATGAAAACCCCCTTCAGTAAGCGAAGTCAGATTCAACATTCAAGCGAAATCTAAAAAACTTAAATCCAAGGCACTCCATAGAATCATACGTGAGATTTCATCAAGCTTCTTGGTCATTCTTAAGTCTTTAACTGAGACTAACCAACTAGTTGTAAGACATTTGGCAGACCataagaaacaaacaaaaaaaaaaaaaaaaacttcagaACTCAATCGTTAACAGTTAACACCAAACCATAAGATATTGTTAGGCTACCTTGTTTTGTCTGTTTGTTTGGATGAAGCTCCAagttagatataatttacacaTATTTTCTATAGAATCCCAAAAACGCCTCCCAGACTTTTCTTCAGCATACTTGAAAACGTTTAAGAAAAGCCTGATTAAGTGAAAAGCCCAAATTCCTCAAAGGAAGAAACTTCAAAACCAAACAAATAGGAAAAACCCCACCAATCCTCAAGCAAAATTAGAAAGAAACTAACAAAACTAAGCAGAAGCTAAGTAAGCAACTCATTCAACAAAAAAGAAAGCGGGAGGTATCGACACAAAGGCCAAAAGCAATCAAACCATAATGACCAAAACACAGAAACAATAACACAACCGATTCATTTCCTCCTTGAAAAAACAAGCAAAAACCAAAGAGAAACAACAACCAACGTAAAACCCTCAATTTTTTCAAGACTCATTTGACAGGAAGACGAATAAGACATGAATAaggatataaataaaaaaaaaaaaaaaaaaaaaaaagaagtgaaaCCCAGAAACAAACAAGTCCTGAAATCAAAATCTAGGGGAAGTTAAGAAGGATTAGCGATGAAAGAAATGAAGGGTGTGagaggattttttttctttttttttttttcttccttaccGCCATGAGTGAGgtttgagaagaagaagaagaagatgatgttGTTGATGAAGGTAAAGCCGGTTGTATGATTGATTGAGAATTTgagagagaaggaagaagaagaagagggtgTGGGAATGGGACCAAGTGAAGAGGGAATTGGCTAATGGGATGTTATAGAAGTGGAGAGTGGGGCCCTACGTCTATGCAGCTTCGAAGGATGTTTAACGGTGTCTGCTACTTCCAGCTGTGCATAGCCCAAGCGCCAACTCCCAGACGTTGAAAGAGAAGTACTTTTTAAGTATAAAATTTAAACTTCTCTCCGTCGAATATTTCCTTTTTATTCGGGTCTTAATTATCAATTTCTCTTAGAATTgggttttaaatttttgttaaaaaaatacatttataaGTTTTctaatgaaatttgattttaaatattgattcaATTATGAATCTTTAatatgttgaataattttgtttgttttcttttcttaaaaaaggttggttttgtttttgtaaatcttttttttgtgttttgtaGCTAATATTTCTTGTTTCCTTTCTTGAGTTTAATAAATGTAGAAGTGGGATTAAAGTGTTaactttttattcaaataaaacgACAAGTGCAACTATATAAATTGGTAGAATCTTATGCCAAATTGGCTACAAAACGGCTGATATTCAACACAGTTGGTCACAagtcaagaaaaaaaattataagatcAACAACAAAAGATAATTTGGTACATCTTTTATGGGCAAGTGCATTCACCGTTCTATTCCAAAGACATAGAACAAAATCTTAACCATGAAATGATACTCCCATATTCTCATTTAGAATTTAAAGTTGTTAGTTTTTTAAATAGTAATTATTGTTTTATCTACTAAATTGTGTTTGAATTGATTGTTTGTAGTCAATATTGTTAATGAAATATTGATGTGACATGTCTATTGATAAAGGTAGGTGGGTTtagcataaaataattaaaggatgttgacaaatagACAACTTGACGAGTAAAGTTGTAAATACCATAGAGTAGGAAGCAAAAGCCACTCTAATTTTTGTAAAGCATAAAATTAAACTCTAACTATTATGAATTGCACTAAGGCCATGGTTATCCATTCGTAATGAATATTGGTGTAGTTGTAATTGTTGGGTTGTCTTCTTCACTTCAGGCCCAAAGACAATAGTAATTGGATGCAGAAGGCCCAAAAATGATGGCTTAGTAGGTAGAGAACTTGGTTGAGGAGAGACCACATACAAGGATGATCTTTAGACATGTATAGGGCAATTACCAAACTTTTCTGTAGATCAGATCGAAAATAGCCTTCAGTTCAATTTGATAAAGGAacaattctctctctctttttcatgATTCTCTCTACtgctctctcaaactctcctTCGATTCTAATGGTTTTTCTTGATTTTGTAGAGATGAAGTACATGCACACTTGAAGAATGAaagtaaagaagatgatgaaCAAAGATGTAACGTGGTTCGGCCAAAATCTGCCTACATCTATGAAAAGGACTCTCTCTGTTAAAAATTgtacaaaatttctttttttttacaaaatagatTTTTCTATGTATCAAATTCTGATCTGACTTAGGTATTTATAGTTCATACCAAATCAGTTACAAGTTTAAAGTTTGTTAGgtaaaagtagaaaaaaaagtagaaaacgAACCATTTGATGTGTTTGTAGTCAATTTCTTCAATTCTCCACCTTAAATCCAACGCATGCAACCTGCagtccttccttttttttttttttttttttttttgaccttTTACCCTGTGTTTAGTAGGTTGAAGTTGATCAACTCAAGGCATTTGAGAAGCTTAATTTTTGGAACCGGCTTCAACGGCATATCAGCAACATTCTCTGATGTATGGACCTTCAAAAtctctatttctccttttcaaCTTTATCTcgtataaaatgatattttatatcGATATGCTTTATTCTTGTATGATATTGTGGATTTTTGGAGAGGTGAATGATACTTTGGTCATCAACCAAAGTCCTTCATTAATCCTTTAAGCCATAGTGCTTCCTTTATTGCTTCTAAGTTCTATCAATACCATGTATTCAGCCTCTATTGTAGATAGGTTGTAATATTGTCTTCCAGTTGATTAGATTAGGACTATAGAGAAATAAATAACATGTTAAGGATCTTCTCTTGTCCAACTCCCCTGCATAGTCAGTATCTACATACTTATATAACTGTAACTTTGATTTATGTGACCTCTGATAGACTAGGTTAGAGCTTTTGGACCAAATTAAGTATCTTAGAATTCATTTAGTGGCTTCCTAGTGTCTCTTACCTGGGTTGGACAAGAAGGTTTGTGAAAACCTAAGTGGAAGCGGATTGGGtcccaatttaattattttataaaaacgtAAAAATTCAGAATATGAAAATATTATGCAAtttaatttacaacatgctaaacACAAGCAGAGAAGAAGAGATTAGGGTTAGAGGACCCTTATCCTTGAAGTCACAAAGCTTCACTGTAAATCCTCTCCAGTCACGATCTCACCGGTCTCCTTGGATCACGAATTCCAAAAACCACAACactgtaaaaaaaaatccaattggatACCACCACCAGATTACCTCAGTATCCTCTATAGAGTGAGAATCCATGGGAGTTTTGTGGGCTTCATGAAATTTTGGTAGAGGGAGATAAAGATTTTGAGAggagatgtttttttttttttttttttttttcagaggGATTGATTTTGGGAAAAACCGTAGGGAGAAGAAAACTGTGTCACACTCTCTGCATGAGAAgcaaagggaagaagaagacaaaTCTCAATCTACTACTTGCACTTCTaatgaatgagagaaataaagGGAGAATCTACGTAAGAAGCAAGGGGAAGAAGAAGTTATTGATGCACGTGAGAAGGCAAGGGCGTGTAGGCATTAGGCTATTGAGGTCTTGAGCGCACGTCATAAGCGAGGCTACCTAGGTGTCAATGCTAAGCGTGCACACTGGCCAATGTGTAGGTTGTGAAGCCTATGCGTTGGCCACGAGCCTATGTGAGGAAAAGTTATGAGTTGCGCCGAATGGTAGGTGGGGCACGACATGAAGTCCTTAGGCGTTGGGAGGCTGTGCTTGTGCTTCAGCATGAGTTGCTTGTGTTGGTGCAAGGCACATGAGGCATGCGCTACTTGATGAAGTATATGTTGAGATTGGCGGGCGCCCAAGGGGTAGTGCAATGAGGTTGATCCATATGTTGGTTAAGGTTATGCGATGATCACATTAAGGCCACGACAAAGAAAGATTAGGCATTGGACAAGAAGGCATGCGGTCAAAAGGGGTAGCATGCGATGGTGAAGATTGTAGGCCTTGCATTGATGAGTGCCATTGACAAGAGCCTTGCATTGGTGATTAAAAGAAGACACTTGTTTAAATCATAGTTTAAGATAGTCAGCTGTCATGATCAGATGAGTTAATCCCACTTAAGGGATGAAGTGGCAGCTTAGAGTTTAAAAGAATCATGCAGTCTATGGTATAAAAGGGAAGGCCAACTTCAAAAGCTCGGTTTAAGCGATTCACTCATGCTATCAgggtgattctaaagccattcAAAATCCTTGTGAGTCTAGTTGATGATCTAGGACTATCGAAAGAAATTTCTATAGAAATCGAGCTGAAATCTAAAGATTATGCAAGTAGGCCAGGCTCTCGGGTGAATTTGAGCCAGAGGTAAAGATTAAAGAATACTAAACAAACCAAAAAGAATTATGAGCTCAAACTTTAAGGTAAGCTATAAGACAATTtcaaacaagtttgtagaaggaaaatTTCCATGATGATGTATAGAAAATAAGTTATTCGAGCTCAAAGTTGAGTTTGGAAATTGTGAATAAGCAGGCAACTACTTGGGaggaacaagcaagcagctcaAGAGGTTGACACGCATGCAAGGCTAGGCTGAGCGCAAGCATGCGTTAGGCTATGCAATAGGTTGTGTGGGCGTGTGCTGAAGTTGTAAACGCAAGGCTGTGCGAGATGCGTGTTGGTGTGTGGCTGTTTGGAGTGCCTAGGATATGCATTAACGCATGGTGTGTACGTTGGTGAAGCAAGTTGGCCACATAGCTAAGACTTAAAGTCCaaagaaatttctaagtgttgaacaCCTAAGGTATGCGTTGGGATGAAGGAATCTTATATAAAGATTGAATGTGAGCTTAAGTTGGTCTCACAAGGAGATCTATGCTAATAACTACACATGATATTTATGTCCACAGGGTTAACACCAATAGGAGAAACCTATCAACCCTAGGATGAATGCCAAGACGGTGAATGAAAACGAATGTTTTCTAAATGTTTAACTCAAAGTTTTACTCATGGTAGCTTATGTTAAAGTTGCTTTCCCAAGCAAACTAAGTTTAGAATAGTTGATTAATGCATGCTAGTTTAAATAAAGTTTCTAAAGCATGTTTCAAAGTAATAAGGTGCTTGTTTACATAAAGTATGCATTAAAAGCTCatgatttcaatgataaaaGATTATGTTCATGATTAGCATGTTTTCAAACATACTTGTTTCAGTAAATTAGTTTCTAACGTATGCCTAGCTAATATCTTATAAAAGCAAGACTTCAGTATTTCAAGTCTTTAT from Benincasa hispida cultivar B227 chromosome 10, ASM972705v1, whole genome shotgun sequence carries:
- the LOC120088343 gene encoding uncharacterized protein LOC120088343 gives rise to the protein MKIPNSNMITNLNLISCNFFSPSLPLRISNLTITHQNQTQTQTRKHQKLRSPTIIRFNSPPNFNIRGISSSTKMGLLQKWRSASGSQTTGDPVAEKTSPVESERGGGGTGNGNGGEGRDWTTSILLFVLWAGLMFYVFNLAPNQTPSTDLYFLKKLLNLKSDDGFKMNEVLVSLWYIMGLWPLVYSMLLLPSGRSSNSNVPVWPFIGLSFFLGAYGLLPYFVLWKPPPPPVEEDELKRWPLNFLESKFTAGITFAAGLGIIFYAGLAGESVWKEFFQYFRESRFIHAMSIDFMLLSSFAPFWVYNDMSARKWYDQGSWLLPLSLVPFLGPALYLVLRPLPKTTPVPLNPAASEPQ
- the LOC120089371 gene encoding protein NOI4 encodes the protein MAEKGSSSPLPKFGEWDVNDPASAEGFTVIFNKARNEKKTGGMPDSPAKDDPTYKNGSVLGKSQPKKWFCCLQAAES